A part of Chlamydiales bacterium STE3 genomic DNA contains:
- a CDS encoding hypothetical protein (Product derived from UniProtKB/Trembl:Q6MEP7), protein MKKIYFANTNFEFEFIEKVLSSPIKNLEKSPICLQLQFLPFLFAEPENAVLITGFPKEHYLPLLQNQKLVLPELITEEKLKSGDELVTWGWSKNVAHFAKEKGLIYPMPNWEVVRQVNSKAWGFFHAPKLEGARLIFNKEDLLVWLKQKTAPTIVLKNCFGFSGRGHFLCDVSAPLTDNMLYFCEKEWKMNLPVLAEPWVERVLDFSTQWYVSSDEEKFLGATKMVNHPSGSYLGSVIGKEAFLFKDFPSILESHLVVAKEILRLIREKGYHGYIGIDAMVYHSGSDLRLHPVVEINARMTMALCALLIQKRHFPSKNLQFNYGKNGQGLLPNSLKLNSKNISFNRQLSVSLIE, encoded by the coding sequence ATGAAAAAAATTTATTTTGCTAATACGAATTTCGAGTTTGAATTTATAGAAAAAGTTCTCTCTTCTCCGATAAAGAACCTTGAAAAAAGTCCGATTTGTTTGCAGCTACAATTTCTACCTTTTCTTTTTGCCGAGCCAGAAAATGCTGTACTAATCACGGGTTTTCCAAAAGAGCACTACCTACCGCTCTTGCAAAATCAGAAACTAGTGCTTCCAGAACTTATTACTGAGGAGAAATTGAAGAGTGGTGATGAACTAGTGACTTGGGGATGGTCAAAAAATGTTGCACATTTTGCTAAAGAAAAAGGACTTATTTATCCCATGCCTAATTGGGAGGTTGTAAGGCAGGTTAATAGCAAAGCGTGGGGATTTTTTCATGCCCCTAAGCTAGAAGGGGCACGTTTAATTTTTAATAAAGAAGATCTATTGGTTTGGCTTAAACAGAAGACTGCGCCAACTATAGTGCTCAAAAATTGTTTCGGTTTTTCGGGAAGGGGTCATTTTCTTTGCGATGTCAGCGCACCTTTAACAGACAATATGCTCTATTTTTGTGAAAAAGAATGGAAAATGAATTTACCTGTCCTTGCAGAGCCATGGGTTGAGCGTGTTCTTGATTTTAGTACACAATGGTATGTGAGCTCTGATGAAGAGAAATTTTTAGGAGCGACCAAAATGGTTAATCATCCTTCCGGAAGCTATTTAGGTTCTGTTATCGGAAAAGAAGCATTTTTGTTTAAAGATTTTCCTAGTATTCTTGAAAGCCATCTTGTCGTTGCGAAAGAGATCCTTCGGCTGATAAGAGAAAAAGGGTACCATGGCTATATTGGAATTGATGCCATGGTATATCACTCAGGCTCTGATCTGAGATTGCATCCTGTTGTTGAAATCAATGCCAGGATGACGATGGCTTTATGTGCATTACTTATACAAAAAAGACATTTTCCCTCAAAAAACTTACAATTTAACTATGGTAAAAATGGCCAAGGATTACTTCCAAATTCATTAAAATTAAATAGTAAAAATATCTCTTTTAATAGGCAGTTAAGTGTTTCATTAATCGAATAG
- a CDS encoding 2-C-methyl-D-erythritol 2,4-cyclodiphosphate synthase (Product derived from UniProtKB/Swiss-Prot:Q9Z805;Gene name derived from UniProtKB/Swiss-Prot:Q9Z805;EC number derived from UniProtKB/Swiss-Prot:Q9Z805), whose amino-acid sequence MPVRTGIGQDSHRFLPPHSSKPCIIAGLIFDDVPGFSANSDGDIVFHAICNAISSLTHVLILGAVADELCLKGGITDSEVYLIEAMKTLGNQKITYVSLTIEAKKPKFKHRLDEMRANIARVMHLDVSQVGITATTGEGLTDFGCGDGAQCFAIVTTEENS is encoded by the coding sequence ATGCCAGTTAGAACCGGAATAGGACAAGATAGCCATCGATTTCTACCTCCCCATTCTTCAAAACCCTGTATTATTGCAGGTCTTATTTTTGATGATGTCCCGGGATTTTCGGCTAATTCTGACGGAGATATTGTTTTTCATGCAATTTGTAATGCTATCTCCTCTTTAACGCATGTTTTGATCCTAGGGGCTGTCGCAGATGAGCTTTGCTTAAAAGGAGGCATTACGGATAGTGAAGTCTATTTAATAGAAGCTATGAAAACTCTCGGAAATCAAAAAATTACCTATGTTTCTCTCACCATTGAAGCAAAAAAACCAAAGTTTAAACACCGTTTAGATGAAATGCGCGCTAATATCGCAAGGGTGATGCACCTTGACGTTAGTCAAGTTGGCATTACAGCAACAACGGGAGAGGGTTTGACAGATTTTGGCTGTGGTGATGGAGCCCAATGCTTTGCTATTGTAACCACCGAAGAAAATTCTTAA
- a CDS encoding putative sulfite reductase (NADPH) flavoprotein (Product derived from UniProtKB/Trembl:Q6MEP9;Gene name derived from UniProtKB/Trembl:Q6MEP9), which produces MNKQETYNKIHPFLATIKERTLLCKAGSQKCTYHIVLDIQGSGLRYNVGDSLGVFPLNNLNLIEKTLIAAKASGEEVVVDRNGEEISFRNFLHSKANITEFSKKFISVVLERQSLPFKRKILENLLQEDNREQLKQYMEDRELWEVLHENEEVTFTAQELSSLLMPLLPRLYSISSSQLVVGDEVHLTIALTRYQTLGIERQGVCTHYLCCDCPIGEPVVPIYIQPHHGFTLPESEEAPIIMVGPGTGIAPFRAFLQERLHKKHVGKNWLFFGEWTKNGEYFYEEEWLKLEGEGQLKLHLAFSRDQATKIYVQHRMLENGLEIFQWLEQGAYLFVCGDAKYMAKDVELALIEIIKQYGHLDNDQAKLYLKRLRAEKRYLRDVY; this is translated from the coding sequence ATGAATAAGCAGGAAACATATAATAAAATCCATCCTTTTCTAGCGACAATAAAAGAGCGCACTTTGCTATGTAAAGCCGGTTCGCAAAAATGCACGTACCATATTGTTCTTGATATTCAAGGCTCAGGCTTAAGATACAATGTTGGGGATAGCTTAGGGGTTTTTCCTTTAAATAACTTAAATCTCATCGAAAAAACTCTCATTGCTGCAAAGGCATCAGGTGAAGAGGTGGTTGTCGATCGTAACGGTGAGGAGATTTCCTTCAGAAATTTTCTCCATTCAAAAGCAAATATTACAGAATTTAGCAAAAAATTTATTTCTGTTGTCTTGGAAAGGCAATCACTTCCTTTCAAAAGAAAAATCCTTGAAAATCTTTTGCAAGAAGACAACCGAGAACAACTAAAGCAGTACATGGAAGATCGAGAGCTTTGGGAAGTTCTTCATGAAAACGAAGAAGTAACCTTTACGGCTCAAGAACTTAGCTCTTTGCTAATGCCTCTTTTGCCGAGACTTTATTCCATTTCTTCTTCGCAGTTGGTTGTAGGAGATGAGGTGCATTTAACAATCGCTTTGACGCGCTACCAAACATTAGGTATTGAGCGGCAAGGTGTGTGTACTCATTATCTTTGCTGTGATTGTCCTATTGGTGAACCAGTTGTCCCTATCTATATCCAACCCCATCATGGATTTACACTTCCTGAATCAGAGGAGGCACCTATCATTATGGTAGGCCCTGGGACGGGGATTGCACCATTTCGCGCTTTCTTGCAAGAACGCTTACATAAAAAGCATGTAGGCAAAAACTGGCTTTTCTTCGGGGAATGGACAAAAAATGGCGAATATTTTTATGAAGAAGAGTGGCTTAAATTGGAAGGCGAAGGACAGCTCAAACTGCATCTCGCATTTTCAAGAGATCAAGCTACTAAAATTTATGTCCAGCACCGTATGTTAGAAAATGGTCTTGAGATTTTTCAATGGCTTGAGCAAGGAGCTTATCTTTTTGTTTGTGGAGACGCTAAATATATGGCAAAAGATGTCGAGCTCGCCCTAATCGAAATTATCAAGCAATATGGCCATCTAGATAATGATCAGGCTAAACTTTACCTCAAGCGTTTAAGAGCAGAAAAGCGTTACTTGCGTGACGTCTATTGA
- a CDS encoding putative protein YieF (Product derived from UniProtKB/Swiss-Prot:P0AGE8;Gene name derived from UniProtKB/Swiss-Prot:P0AGE8; Uncharacterized protein YieF) has protein sequence MEIKPKILAFAGSLRKDSFNKKLLKVAAKCAENAGAEITLIELNDYPLPLYNEDIEKAEGLPKNVQALKTLMRQSDGLIISTPEYNSSLPAVLKNVIDWTSRKESSNEVNLSCFVDKIALILSASPGNLGGIRSLAHLRSILENISTIVLPGQQAISNADKAFAEDGHLLDEKQQQAVDTLAKKFVTTLRKFKSD, from the coding sequence ATGGAAATTAAGCCGAAAATTTTAGCTTTTGCAGGAAGTCTACGTAAAGATTCTTTTAATAAAAAACTCCTCAAAGTCGCCGCTAAATGTGCAGAAAATGCGGGTGCTGAAATCACGCTAATCGAACTGAATGACTACCCTCTACCTTTATATAACGAAGATATTGAAAAAGCAGAAGGACTTCCCAAAAATGTTCAAGCTCTAAAAACACTTATGCGCCAAAGTGATGGATTGATTATCTCCACACCCGAGTACAATAGTTCTCTTCCTGCCGTGCTTAAAAATGTAATCGATTGGACCTCGCGCAAAGAATCATCAAACGAAGTAAACCTTAGCTGTTTTGTGGATAAAATTGCGCTGATCCTCAGCGCTTCTCCAGGCAATCTGGGAGGGATCCGCAGCCTAGCGCATCTTCGCTCTATTTTAGAAAATATCTCTACAATTGTTCTTCCAGGTCAACAGGCGATTTCAAATGCCGACAAAGCTTTCGCAGAAGATGGACATTTACTAGATGAAAAACAGCAGCAGGCCGTTGACACTCTAGCCAAAAAATTCGTGACCACCCTTCGAAAGTTCAAGTCTGACTAA
- a CDS encoding Quercetin 2,3-dioxygenase (Product derived from UniProtKB/Swiss-Prot:P46852;Gene name derived from UniProtKB/Swiss-Prot:P46852;EC number derived from UniProtKB/Swiss-Prot:P46852): protein MGKKKVITLPSFGTLRFFFFLLLFVVITYVKDAMMSYEINKGKERKFFDHGWLKTFHTFSFASYYDSRKMGFRSLRVINEDQVDPNHGFPLHEHKNMEIISIVLKGNLAHRDSMGNEVILHPNEIQVMSAGTGIKHSEYNPSPTSPAHFLQIWIVPDTKNSKPHYQQAHLPTTLNEWHLIASQSKENNSLQIQQDVGVYFLLLESEEQVSLPTHRYGWLQVIDGSISFYGTVLEQGDSIAVQPETPLVLKGIETSRLLFFDLN, encoded by the coding sequence ATGGGCAAAAAAAAAGTTATTACCTTACCTTCATTTGGAACCTTAAGATTTTTCTTTTTTTTGCTATTGTTTGTTGTTATTACCTATGTAAAGGATGCGATGATGAGCTATGAAATTAATAAGGGAAAAGAAAGAAAATTTTTCGATCACGGTTGGCTAAAAACTTTTCATACTTTTTCTTTTGCTAGTTATTACGATTCAAGAAAAATGGGATTTAGAAGTTTGCGGGTGATCAATGAAGATCAAGTGGATCCAAACCACGGATTTCCTCTCCATGAACACAAAAATATGGAAATTATCAGCATTGTTTTAAAAGGAAATTTAGCTCATCGCGATAGCATGGGCAATGAAGTTATCCTTCATCCCAATGAAATTCAAGTGATGAGTGCAGGCACTGGCATTAAACATAGCGAATACAATCCCTCACCCACCTCCCCTGCCCATTTTTTGCAAATTTGGATTGTTCCCGATACAAAAAACAGCAAACCGCATTATCAACAAGCACACTTACCCACCACCCTTAACGAGTGGCATTTAATTGCTTCTCAATCTAAAGAAAACAATTCATTGCAAATCCAACAGGATGTTGGAGTCTATTTCCTCTTGCTTGAAAGTGAGGAGCAGGTGAGTCTTCCAACTCATCGCTATGGATGGCTTCAGGTAATCGATGGTTCTATTTCTTTCTATGGCACTGTCTTAGAACAGGGAGACAGCATTGCTGTTCAGCCTGAAACACCATTGGTGTTAAAAGGGATAGAAACCTCACGACTTTTGTTCTTTGACTTAAATTAG